TAGCGACTAAATACCCAGAGTTTTACTCATCAGTACCAAgtatattaccaccatgccttAGCTTAATGAGGAGCTGCCTCGGTTTGGCTTCGACATCAGAGAGAACAGGTGTGTCATAGATCCACTCTGCATATGTTGCTGCCCTGTATTAATAATTTTGCAGTCCATAAATAGGATGTTAAAAATCGGAGGTGAGAATGAATAGCAAAGTGAATAGTGAACGGTGAACCAACAGGACATAAAACAATTGCTGAAATTTAATAAAAGACTCAGGTGAAAAAATGCAGCATAAGtaatttgaaactcgactaaccCTTGAAGAACAGATTCCGCAAAAGGCAACATCATATACACATTGCGAGCATCCATTATTGATGAAAGACCTGTAAAGCATAAGGTatttataaacaaataaaatagggAAGAGATATTTTTGTATTGCCAAATTAAATAGGGAAAAGATGTTTTTATTGCCAAGGCAAATGGTACTGGAGACCCCGAGAAAGATTTAGAACCCGCATAAATACCAGTGTCCCTGGAAAAGCATGGAATGTAAAATTCAAATGCCACCCGctatgaagaaatgaaatcacaaCTAGTTGCTGGAAGTCTGGAACAGCTATCATGAGATGTTCGATTCAAAGTTAAGCTAGTTGATAGTACAACTATAATAAAAACGGATTGTTATGAAAAATGTGACTAATAATAGAGAGCAATGGACGTGGCCATACAGGATTTAAGTGTGATACTTCCTTctagttgaatttgatttttcctgGACGGCCTTCATACCTTTTGCTCTTTGGTCTCGTATAGATTTTATGGTTCTTtgaaaaggagaaaaagaaaagggtAAGTACATATCCTACTTATTGCTGGTAAGAAAGAGATTTATGAGCTATGAGTACTTACAAGGGATAGCCTTGCTGGTGTAGAAGCACGGAAGACTACATTTTTTACACCCATAGCCTGCTCAGGAAGGTCCCCAGCAACCCAAGTCCATTTCAGCAAAAGCAGACAAAAGTGCCACATTATCCCCCTGCAACAGAatcacacaaaaatattaacatcaACAAATTTGTGGCAGTGAAGACATGcgaagaataaaaagaataaaatcactATCTGGTCAAGCCATGAATTCTGAAGCACATTGTCCTCAAAGCTCAAGTTTTATGAGGGACTTTGTTTACCATTAAATTTAAACACAGGAAACAAAGGGCTCAAGGTTAGTACAGTGTTTTGGATACTTCGGTATGTTACCTGAAAAGTAAAACAAAGTAATTATTTGAATAAACTTTTCATGCTGATAGTGAAGCACAAATACATTCACAACGAAATCATCAGAAAAGAGCAAAGAGAAATAAATGACTTGTTTTTCAAGAATCTTTGACACTAGCATTTGTTCAAGGATTTTAGGTTACAAAGGTGGATGAAATTTGTTTATTTCAGATTGATCTATATTCAGCGGCACGGTGCAATAATTTAGAAACCCTTGATAGTAGCAAAGATGCAAACTAAATTTCTCTCTGAAATCCACTAATGCAAACTTTCAAGAACGTCATCTATTACTCTAATTTAGTAATTTATGTTTTTCAAGcttctttggaaaaaaaaatcatacagGAAGAAGGCAGAATGCCCCTGGCCTCCTACAGATCAGACAGTACCGAAGTGCCCAGTTAGGCTCATCAAGGATTGAAAGAACAGCAATAAAAAAATAAGGAATTAATGCATTAAAGGGGAAAAGTTACTCAGATTTTTCACTTAAAATCTTGATTAAGTCCTTGTTTGATAGTGGTTGACACTCTCTTCGTAAGCCCGAAGTCTGGCAAAATTGGACAAAGTGCGGTTCCTTGCTCACAAGAAAATTACCTATAATGATAGAGTAGGAAGAGAGAAAAGCATAACGAGATCAAGGTGGTGCATCAAGAATAATAATACCTGAATCACTTCTGGATCAAGACATCCACAGTGTCCCTGGGGGCTGCATTATCCCACTTTCCTTTGTAATTTAGGTTCTTTGAGACAGTTCTTGTGTTTTCTGCATGTATGCACATTACACCACAACAGATTATATCATCAGCATGATTCGTCATAATTCAAAATAAACGCAGAAACTATCCACTGTAAATAACTGTTGTGCATAGAACATATTAAAAACCAGACGATATCCTTCTGAAATCATTTCAATGTTGATTATATCAGGGAAACTATTACCTGCATCATGATTAAAGTCCAATTCTATTACCACTCATCAATAATAAGGTTGAAATCATATTGTGGTTCTGCAATGCTATCCAATCAACTATTGGTTTTGCATTCTTCAAGTCCTGCATGGAGATGGAATGCTTCACCCTCACAAATTGACTACTTCATGAACTTTGTTCATCAGAACCAACTCCTCTGAATTTCAACAATCAGAATTAGTTTTTGTTCATTGGATGATTTACCTAGTTGCTTCAATTTCAGTATCAAAGACCAAAAGGTTCTCAGAAGCGTGGCTTAGCACTTTCCTTGTCCTCATTATACGTATAATAGCTGCATCAACCTTCAACGAAAAAACAGAAATGCATTTGAACACAACTTTAGCCTTAGTTTATTGCACGGTAGTAACATCGTTGTCCGCTCTAACAAAGAGTGTGCACATGGAGTTATCAGTAGACTGAATTTTCGTAATTATGATTGCCCACATTCCAAACCTTTAACCATCCAGCTCTAAGGTCGGAGAAACTCTTGCTTAGAAACGCCTATTAATATATAGAAATTTCTCAGATGCATCCAAACAAAAGATAAGTGTAACCTATAAAACTAACAATAGATTGAGATCAAAGAACTGGTTCACTGAATAACATTTCCTTTCAATTTGCTAAATTGTCAAGTCTTTTTATCAACTCTGCTTAAGATCTAATTCAGTCTTTCATGATGAGAACACAAGTTCATTCAGATTCTATTTGAACTACCAGCTCAAAAGTAAATACATGAAAGGAAAAACAGAATCAGACCTTGCTCCTTTTGGAAGGATACTCATCAATTGAGAGTAGTCAGCTTCTAAACCTCAATTCAGTACCCAACCAAACACTCGACCAATCCAAGTCTGCAGCCTCTATTTGACCCATGAATGCCCTCATATACACTATATGAACTCGAGCTATTAATGTTGAGATCCACATTTTGTTTGTGTCAGTAACTGGATGAAAGTAAACACACTGGACAACAAGCAACCAGTAAGCAAGAAAATCCTAAGAATTAGAATCAAAGAATGCAAGATCATTTTGATTTTTCACCTGAATGACTGGGATTTGGTCGTAATGAAAACCTACACTTTCATTCTCTTCATCAGAGGCAACGCACTTTTCTGCAAACTTTCTCACCCCGGAATCGTTCACCTGTTCTGACGACACAGGCTTTTGCCTGCAAAGACACAATTGTAGGTAACCGACTTAGAACATGACAATGAAATTTATATTAGATGCTACGTAATTGAGTAAACATATTAATCATATGCAGTGAGAAGAGTCAAAGCATTATCGGGAATCAAAAAAAGAAATGAGAGATCGCACATTCATAATTAACTCAAGCTCAAAACTGACAAACTTTACTTGCTTGAAACATGACTTGTAAATAAACAACTACAGTCTACAGTTGAAGAAACAAGAAAAGTAGCATCTTACTGTTACGCCGGTAGGCTTCAACATGTTGTCTTTACGCCAGATGCATCATATATGCTTAGTTCATAAAATCTGAGTGACTGAGACACCATTTCAATTCAAGTCTAGCATTGACGTACAAAGACTTTCCTTCAATTGAATTTTCAGAGTTCTCCCAGCAGGGGTGAATAACACTGCTGGCCATGGCCAATACACAAACAAATGCTAGACTTTGTGTAGAAAGAAACATGGGGTTTGATTCAGAGGCTTCGCATGCATGTGCAACAGATAAATATAAGACACAAATAGTTATCAAAAGTACTGGATTTATTAAGTGGAGAAAATTTTACAATGTAATTGAGAGTTGAAAAATGATTCAAAACAAATCAGCAAAACCTATTCGTCTGCTGCatatgccttcacttccctcttTATATCTATTAACAAAATATACGAAACGACACTAAAAACTGAGTCCATGTACAGTTTGTCATTGACAATTCCCAAAACTATCTATAAAGGAGTGTCTCAATTTTAGCTATTTTTGCCAGTATGTCATTCAGCTTATCTCATTGACTGTCAGTGTTACCAATTCTTCCAGCTTCATCTGGAAATACCCCTGTTCagtcaaaacaaaaagaaataaaaaacttgGTTAGAAAAGAAAAACGTTTTAAACCCATAAATGAATAGCTATATCCAAATTTTAGTAGAACACCAACCTGAATGTCTGAGTAATCGTTTATATTCTTATGCGCATCCACGAAGAAACCCATTGAAACCTGCAGTAGAATACATTAAGTGTCATTTTTCCTCTAGGTAACCAATCTTCCTTCTTTTTCTAAGCCTTTAAGTCCCAAACAAGTTGGGGCAGGCTAGCAAGGAAAAATGAGGACTTGTAAGCAGTCACAAACACTCCTCCTTTATTCTGGGTTGCGACAGGCTGTGCAGAAGACTACACAGACACAGTTCCTCTAGGTAACCAATAATCATACAAAATTTAAAATGACCATACCTTGAATGCTTTTTTATCGGGTAAAAAAGCCTCAATGAAGACCGTGATATGCTTGTGTGCTTTAACATGATCATTGCTGGTAATGAAGTCACGGATTGCCTTTATCTTTTTATTCATCTTCTCGTAACTTTCAAAACTTATCTGCACGCTTAAGGTGACTCCCCACAATTTTAATTCTGTGTCTACATCTTTCTTGGGAGCGTTTCTGGCATCACCTTGCCCATTCAGTATTGCGTCGCCTTCTTTCTTGGTAACTTTTTCAGCATCAGCTTTGACATTAGAAACTTTAGTGACCAGGGTGAGGTGTTTAATATTCTTGGAATCAACTTCAGCATTTGGTACACTATACATATGACCATCAACCCCTCTGATATATGTCTTTGTATAGCCAATTTTCTGGAAAACGAAATATAAAAGAATGAGAGTTATATGCTACTATCCGAGTATAAGTACTACTTCAGTTGGTGAGGATTGAATCTCACCTCCACAGCTCCGCATATCAGGTCCCCGTTAACTTTGAGTTGTATCATATCATCTTTGGCAAATGGAGGACTTGCGATGAATACACATTTCTTGTACAACCTTCCCGCTAtctgaaaaaaaacataagagaACAGTGCACATCAAAAAGCAATCCAAACCAAAGATAATGAAACGGATATAATACAAAAGGGCAAGCAACTTTACCCAGAGTATCAAAGCTTTAGCAATCTCCAAAGCAATACCAGCAGATTTTTCTTTCCACCTATACAAACAAAAGAGAATGCCAAATACCAAATTATGAATTTAATGCAAACCACTATACAAACAGATTACATAAATATACATACCATGTTGTAGAGGGAAATTCAGCTTTGAAACAACAACAGGATACAAGTgcctcgtcttcttcttcttcaatgtaaGCCTGGTATTTCCTAATCCTACTGGCTGTTTGTGGAAGCTAATTTGAGTGGGAGGATAATGTGGTTTTCTACTGGTTTTAAGAATCTGATAATTCTCAAAACTAGTAATGGCTTTGGCTCTGGTCATTACACATGCCATGATTTATCTAAAAGGTTTTCAATAAAACCAATTAGTGAAACAAAAGTGAAAAGTTTCCGAAAATGTAAAGGATTCTGAAAAACATAAATGCCGTTTGAGTATTCATTtgttttagaaaccaataataggTTCCACAACCTATTTATGAAGAGGAAAAGCATTCTTTCTAAGTTAGGttttagaaaacaaaacaaagaatgaagaatcaaTAAGTTGGAAACTTAAATAGGTTTAACAGAAgattaaatcagagaaaatcacTACATTACGAATCAAAAACAAATAACTATGATCACATTacccaaaaacccaaaaaaaaaccctaaaaagatgaattgatcaAAGATAGGATGATCatcaactaagatcattaacaaattaAACCTAATTAGAGCATAAAGAAGATCGAATCAACTAATTTACAAAATACATTACAAAATCCCTAAAAAAAACACGACTGTTCTCGTATTGAACCAAAATTGAACGCTATAATCCCTAAAAAATCTTGAACAACTGTTCAAACTAAGAGATTAAATCAACAAAAACTAATTAAACAGATAAATAAAAAGCatgaaaataagataaaaaactAAACCCTAGAAATCATATCTCACCTCTCTTCTTGAGAGGTTGCAGATGATCCCAGGAGAGAGAAAACCAGTCgagcaagaagaagaacagaTACAATGGAGTTAGACACTTTGTATTTATAAGAAAGAAAGTAGGAGACTGGGTCGGATGAGTGATGATGATCATCATCGAAGTATCTGATAGGATTACAGTCCTCCTTAATTGTATCATCATCAACTTTTACTACTACAACAATACAACTAAACACACAGTGTGTacgataagaagatgaaaaatgatGTATGATCATCTTTagatttgatttatttatttttttatcaaagACAAaggggaaagaagaagagaatggcgGAGGAGGAGGGAGTTTTTGATTTTTCGTTTTGGAAGAGACTAGTCATCGTTCTCCACTATATGGATAAAATGGACGGTGTGGATTAGATCTTTTCCATCCACGTGTACTTTACTTTTGACTACCGGCTTTTTCATTTTCGAAAAAAGAAAGTTGAAAATAAAATACGTACAAAGAGTCAGAGACTGTCAAAGAGTtagagcaattcctatggaatgaacaaagttggagtttgttcattttgctccacTATGGAataaacaaacatgaaaaatggatgttcaactcAATATATTTGATGATTTGAACATCCAGATGGACAAACCAGCGTGCGTCTGTGGTAAGGACGGGCGAGCTTACTACGAATGCTGGCGTTTGAAGGAAAAACGTCGGCGCTTTTACCACTAACGCGCGGCTTGACTTCAAGCGCCAGCGTGCATACTAGAAACGCCAGCGTCTGACCCAACAACTCAATCTGAACGGCTGAAaaatcttgtgatccaacggctacatttttgaattttataaatactcctcatttcaactccaaattcacacattctacacattcttcactctcaaatcatctacaaaaatgcctcccagagttcaTGCTGTTAGATTCACtaaacaagaggatttagctatttgcagagcctttgtttttcacacacaaaATGTTGTCATGCGTAATATAGCCGATTCGACCGAAACTTTCTGGGAGAAGGTTTACATAATGTTCACCGCTGAAACTGGGAACATCCATGGGCGTGATTCTCATGGATTGCAGCGtcgttttagtgtaattagtaTGAATGTATTGGAATTCATGGCTTtactaatggagaatcacaaaaataagctcaacggtgaaaccgaacatgaagtggaacccatAACTCTAGCGATGTGGCCAGTAACTCACCGcggtcgtcctttcgacttccatgcttgttcCAACATTCTTAGGATGCTCAATAGATACAATCCTCAATTCCACCACCCGCcgagaattgacgcctatgtagtagttgttttaatctaatgtatttcttttattttcatgtatgatgcggtggttgttcaatgcagtacgtttttatttatgatattaatattgatggtgcaatTTTTAATCCAGGAAAGATTTAAATTTCTGACGTGCAAATGTgaagataatcgtaataacaATACCATAGTGAATCTATTTGTCAAACAACTTCAATCAACCCACTCCACTAAAAAACACATGGGACATTCTCATAAATggcttccatatgtgtcttctttagaagaagtccgcaaatgcataaaattcTTGCAACCTGGCTTTGAGCATgcactgattctctg
Above is a genomic segment from Papaver somniferum cultivar HN1 chromosome 10, ASM357369v1, whole genome shotgun sequence containing:
- the LOC113317531 gene encoding uncharacterized protein LOC113317531, whose translation is MIQLKVNGDLICGAVEKIGYTKTYIRGVDGHMYSVPNAEVDSKNIKHLTLVTKVSNVKADAEKVTKKEGDAILNGQGDARNAPKKDVDTELKLWGVTLSVQISFESYEKMNKKIKAIRDFITSNDHVKAHKHITVFIEAFLPDKKAFKVSMGFFVDAHKNINDYSDIQGYFQMKLEELVTLTVNEIS